A region of Polyodon spathula isolate WHYD16114869_AA chromosome 4, ASM1765450v1, whole genome shotgun sequence DNA encodes the following proteins:
- the LOC121314763 gene encoding 60S ribosomal protein L15 has product MGAYKYMQELWRKKQSDVMRFLLRVRCWQYRQLSNLHRAPRPTRPDKARRLGYKAKQGYVIYRVRVRRGGRKRPVPKGATYGKPVNHGINEIKFARSLQSVAEERAGRHCGGLRVLNSYWVGEDATYKFFEVILIDPFHKAIRRNPDIQWLTKPVHKHREMRGLTSAGKKSRGLGKGHKFHLTIGGSRRACWRRRNTLQLRRYR; this is encoded by the exons ATGGGAGCTTATAAGTACATGCAGGAGCTATGGAGGAAGAAGCAGTCGGACGTCATGCGATTTCTGCTTCGTGTCCGCTGCTGGCAATATCGCCAACTCTCGAACCTCCACCGAGCTCCTAGACCTACCAGACCCGACAAGGCTCGCAGACTTGGATACAAGGCAAAGCAAG GTTACGTCATCTATCGTGTGCGTGTGCGCCGTGGTGGTCGCAAACGCCCTGTCCCCAAGGGTGCCACCTACGGTAAACCCGTGAACCATGGAATCAACGAGATCAAGTTTGCCCGCAGTCTGCAGTCCGTGGCTGAG GAGCGTGCTGGCCGTCACTGCGGTGGCCTCAGAGTACTGAACTCCTACTGGGTGGGTGAAGACGCCACATACAAGTTCTTTGAGGTGATCCTCATTGACCCATTCCACAAGGCCATCAGACGCAATCCTGATATCCAGTGGCTCACAAAGCCTGTCCACAAGCACAGAGAGATGCGTGGGCTTACATCAGCTGGCAAGAAGAGCCGTGGTCTGGGCAAGGGCCACAAATTCCACCTCACCATCGGTGGCTCCCGCCGCGCTTGCTGGAGAAGACGCAACACTCTGCAACTGCGCCGCTACCGTTAA
- the nkiras1 gene encoding NF-kappa-B inhibitor-interacting Ras-like protein 1 has product MGKGCKVVVCGLASVGKTAILEQLLYGNHAVGSESNETLEDVYVASVETDRGVKEQLRLYDTRGLQDGSELPKHYFSFADGFVLVYSVDSLESFKRVEILKKEIDKSRDKKEVTVIVLGNKTDLQDHRQVDTETAQLWAKGEKVKLWEVTVTERKCLIEPFTVLTSRLTQPQSKSAFPLPGRKSKGTPSSDM; this is encoded by the exons ATGGGAAAGGGTTGTAAAGTTGTGGTCTGTGGACTGGCTTCTGTTGGAAAGACTGCCATTCTGGAGCAGCTGCTGTATGGAAACCACGCAGTCG GATCTGAATCTAATGAAACACTTGAAGACGTCTATGTTGCATCAGTGGAAACAGATCGAGGAGTGAAGGAGCAGTTGCGTCTTTATGACACTAGAGGGCTACAAGATGGATCTGAACTACCAAAGCATTATTTCTCCTTTGCTGATGGCTTTGTCCTAGTATACAGCGTGGACAGCCTTGAGTCTTTCAAGAGGGTCGAgatattaaaaaaggaaattgaCAAGTCCAGGGACAAAAAGGAG GTTACAGTCATTGTTTTAGGCAACAAGACAGATCTGCAGGACCACAGGCAGGTAGACACCGAGACGGCTCAGCTGTGGGCCAAGGGAGAGAAGGTGAAGCTATGGGAGGTAACTGTGACAGAGAGGAAGTGTCTGATTGAACCCTTCACTGTTCTCACCAGCCGACTGACTCAGCCCCAGAGCAAATctgcctttccgctgccagggaGGAAGAGCAAGGGGACCCCTTCCTCCGACATGTGA